The following coding sequences are from one Collimonas arenae window:
- a CDS encoding serine hydrolase domain-containing protein — translation MLIAMPTPEADVPSTLPQTPIDAALDAALIEQRLVGAVVLVAQHGQLVYARAAGFADREAQRRMRTDALFRLASVSKPFVSTAAMILVGQGRIGLDDALARWLPEFHPCLADGRPARITLRQLLSHTAGLGYRFFEVDEQGPLALAGVSDGMDCTPITLTENLRRIATVPLLYEPGTGWGYSLATDVVGALVERICGVPLEAALRQLLMRPLDLHDTAFVAVDAGRLATPYVSQLPQPRRMRELDVVPAFEGTVGIRFVPARALDAKAFQSGGAGMTGSAGDFLQLLELLRQGGGDLLPSALVDEMARNQTGELALPNSPGFGFGLGFSVLRDSVAAASPESAGTWRWGGAYGHSWWVDRAQGLSVVAFTNTLYEGMSGRFVTDLRDAVYAHLPARQNTEQAA, via the coding sequence ATGTTGATAGCAATGCCCACCCCGGAAGCCGATGTTCCATCCACCTTGCCGCAAACGCCAATCGACGCAGCGCTTGATGCTGCGCTCATCGAGCAACGTCTGGTTGGCGCCGTGGTTCTGGTGGCGCAGCACGGTCAATTGGTTTATGCACGGGCTGCCGGCTTTGCCGACCGCGAAGCACAGCGCCGCATGCGAACTGACGCACTGTTTCGGCTCGCCTCGGTCAGTAAGCCGTTTGTTTCTACTGCGGCCATGATCCTGGTGGGGCAGGGCAGGATCGGGCTGGACGATGCGCTGGCGCGTTGGCTGCCTGAATTCCATCCCTGTCTGGCAGATGGCCGTCCAGCTCGCATCACTTTGCGGCAATTGCTTTCCCATACTGCCGGTCTTGGTTACCGTTTTTTCGAGGTCGATGAGCAGGGCCCGCTTGCGCTGGCCGGGGTCTCCGACGGCATGGATTGCACCCCCATTACGTTGACCGAAAACCTGCGCCGCATCGCCACCGTGCCGCTGCTGTATGAGCCCGGTACGGGCTGGGGATATTCGTTGGCGACCGACGTGGTCGGAGCACTCGTCGAGCGGATCTGCGGGGTGCCGCTGGAGGCCGCGTTGCGGCAATTGCTAATGAGGCCGCTGGACTTGCACGACACGGCTTTTGTCGCTGTCGATGCCGGCCGCCTAGCCACCCCTTACGTCAGCCAATTGCCGCAACCCCGACGCATGCGTGAGCTGGACGTGGTGCCGGCTTTTGAGGGAACCGTCGGCATTCGTTTTGTGCCGGCGCGGGCCTTGGATGCCAAGGCCTTTCAATCGGGCGGGGCCGGCATGACAGGCAGCGCCGGCGATTTCCTGCAACTGCTGGAGCTATTGCGCCAAGGCGGCGGAGATTTGCTCCCATCGGCGTTGGTCGATGAGATGGCGAGGAATCAGACGGGCGAACTGGCGCTGCCAAACTCGCCCGGCTTTGGCTTCGGCCTCGGTTTTTCGGTACTGCGCGATTCGGTCGCGGCGGCCTCGCCGGAGAGCGCCGGTACTTGGCGCTGGGGCGGCGCTTACGGTCATTCCTGGTGGGTGGACCGCGCTCAGGGCTTGAGCGTGGTGGCCTTCACCAATACGCTGTACGAGGGCATGTCGGGCCGTTTCGTGACTGATTTGCGGGATGCGGTTTACGCTCATTTACCTGCCAGGCAGAACACGGAGCAAGCAGCATGA